From the Paucidesulfovibrio longus DSM 6739 genome, the window AAGGTCATCTATAATGATCGGTTTAGGGAGATAATCATTCATACCTGCTTTTATGAACTTTTCACGGTCGCCTTTCATGGCGGAAGCTGTCATCGCTACAATGGGTATGGAGGACACTTCCTCGAGTGTTGCTCGAATACGGTGGGTTGCCTCAACGCCATCTATTCCAGGCAATTGTATATCCATCAATATGCAATCAAATGCATTCTTTCCGAGAGTCTCAATAGCCAGTTCAGCGCTAGTGACACACAAACAAGTGTGCCCAAGATGCCCTAGAAGCCCTTGAATTGCCAATTGGTTTTGCGGTTTATCCTCCACAACAAGAATATTAAGAGATTTAGATATTTTCTTTTTGTGTTGAAGTACTATATCTCGTGTGCTTAATTTAGATTGCTTTGCACCTTGATTCTCAGCTCCAACTGAGACTTGAATTGTGAAATATATTGTTGTCCCTTTCCCAACTTCACTGACTACACAAATTGTACCCTTCATGCTCTCGACAAGTCGTCTCACAATCGCCAACCCAAGTCCTGTTCCTTCAATATTTTTCTCGCTTGTGATCTCTGTTTGAGAGAATGGGTTGAAAATGCTTTCAATATTATCAGCTGGTATTCCAACGCCAGTGTCTTTGACAGCACATAAGATGCGCGTATCATGCCCTTGCCCGAGTAAAGCCACTTCTACATCGACATTTCCTTTATCTGTGAACTTAGCGGAGTTGCCTATGAGGTTGAAGAATATCTGTCGTAGACGACCTTTGTCGGCATTAATCGTATTAAATCCCTCTGGATACATCGTGCACGAAAAAATGACTTTTTTACTACCGCTCATTCTTTCGAACAGAGAGATTAAATCTTCCAGCATGAGCCCGAGGTTGAAGTCAGAATAAGTGAAATCAATTTTATCCGCTTCGATTTTCGATAAGTCAAGAATGTCATTAATTAATGACAAAAGGCTTTTTGCTGATGACATTCCAAGCGATATATATGATTTGTGCTCTTCATCGGCATCTGATAGGTCCAGTAGCTGCAACATCCCAATCACCCCATTGAGAGGGGTGCGGATTTCATGACTCATTGTTGCGAGGAATCTACTCTTTGCTTTGTTCGCAGCTTCCGCAAATTCCTTGGCTACGATCAGTGCTTCCTCGGCTTCGCGACGTTTAATCGCATTTTCTCGAAACACCTCAACTGCTCGCGCCATGTCGCCAATTTCATCTTTATCATTTACGGAGGGAATATCTACGACACGATCTCCAGCCAACTCCTGCATCGTTACTGTCATTTTCTGGATGCGAGCAGCCACTCTTTTGAAGGTGAACATGATTGAATATGCTAATACAATACAAAACAACGCAGCCATGATGGATGCTTGAACCAAAACACCTTTTGAAATATCCTTTTGGTTGAGCGTATACTCAGAGGTTATTGTTACGACACTATCCATAATTCCAGAAATGGACTCAAGAGCAGTCACCATTTTGTTTGTAAATTCCTGCCTTGGGATGGGCAATGGTTCGCCCTCAAGTATAGCTTCAAAGTTGGCGTCACGGGCAGGGACAAAGTTTCTGAAATAAT encodes:
- a CDS encoding ATP-binding protein → MLKIKNLLLIVFCFLALVFASSSYLNISNSLDQYRQSSRVYSLNAIADNLFQAVRHYGFDRGRTNVVLNNDGPLERMAGNREFILQQRAEGDVALQVALRDLKESHSAGVDNAVLSIGEQFSVVERLRTLAAENMLVTKDKRDLAIASQWFAEMTKLIKSIENLLFIVSRDISLADGVVSELFFLKLKALEVRNTAGPECSMILSAYGTNGKLKNGEVQKIQILQAKTALHLEELERVAQQLDRPELNEALSRFHEDYFRNFVPARDANFEAILEGEPLPIPRQEFTNKMVTALESISGIMDSVVTITSEYTLNQKDISKGVLVQASIMAALFCIVLAYSIMFTFKRVAARIQKMTVTMQELAGDRVVDIPSVNDKDEIGDMARAVEVFRENAIKRREAEEALIVAKEFAEAANKAKSRFLATMSHEIRTPLNGVIGMLQLLDLSDADEEHKSYISLGMSSAKSLLSLINDILDLSKIEADKIDFTYSDFNLGLMLEDLISLFERMSGSKKVIFSCTMYPEGFNTINADKGRLRQIFFNLIGNSAKFTDKGNVDVEVALLGQGHDTRILCAVKDTGVGIPADNIESIFNPFSQTEITSEKNIEGTGLGLAIVRRLVESMKGTICVVSEVGKGTTIYFTIQVSVGAENQGAKQSKLSTRDIVLQHKKKISKSLNILVVEDKPQNQLAIQGLLGHLGHTCLCVTSAELAIETLGKNAFDCILMDIQLPGIDGVEATHRIRATLEEVSSIPIVAMTASAMKGDREKFIKAGMNDYLPKPIIIDDLARVLESLL